One region of Miscanthus floridulus cultivar M001 chromosome 19, ASM1932011v1, whole genome shotgun sequence genomic DNA includes:
- the LOC136526416 gene encoding probable potassium transporter 13 produces MFLCLAVTVGFRDTEMIGNAYGLAVILVMFATTCLMFLVITIVPHGGWLPLLLSLVTLLAMSTWHYGTKKEEYELQNKVCLDRFLGLSSGIGLVRVPGVGFVYSSAADGVPPMFAHFVTNFPAFHGAHLRVLQTLTVPKDAATEAGNYYSRELSVIPAAPAPAHAHQLVDADSAAPVASCSTSSSCEIDAGGAVGRRVQFEEPRGAGGSGGEEVKTLLEERESGVSYKIGHTCVQAHESSSAVKKFAVNVVYGFLRRNSRRPAVELGIPNTSLIEVGMTYKV; encoded by the exons ATGTTCTTGTGTCTGGCCGTCACCGTCGGCTTCCGCGACACCGAAATGATTGGAAATGCCTATG GGCTTGCTGTGATCTTGGTGATGTTTGCAACCACATGCCTTATGTTCCTCGTCATCACCATC GTGCCCCATGGCGGGTGGCTcccgctgctgctgtcgctggtgACGCTGCTGGCCATGTCGACGTGGCACTACGGCACGAAGAAGGAGGAGTACGAGCTGCAGAACAAGGTGTGCCTGGACCGGTTCCTCGGCCTGAGCTCCGGCATCGGGCTGGTGCGCGTCCCGGGGGTTGGCTTTGTCTACTCTAGCGCCGCCGACGGCGTGCCCCCGATGTTCGCGCACTTCGTCACCAACTTCCCGGCGTTCCATGGTGCTCATCTTCGTGTCCTCCAGACGCTGACGGTGCCCAAG GACGCCGCCACAGAGGCGGGCAACTACTACTCCAGGGAACTGTCGGTGATccccgcggcgccggcgccggcgcacgCGCACCAGCTCGTGGACGCGGACTCGGCGGCGCCAGTGGCGTCGTGCAGCACCTCGTCGTCCTGCGAGATCGACGCCGGCGGCGCCGTCGGCAGGAGGGTCCAGTTCGAGGAGCCCCGCGGGGCCGGCGGCAGTGGCGGCGAGGAGGTGAAGACGCTGCTAGAGGAGCGGGAGTCCGGCGTGTCGTACAAGATCGGGCACACCTGCGTGCAGGCCCACGAGTCGTCGTCGGCGGTGAAGAAGTTTGCCGTCAATGTGGTGTACGGGTTCCTTCGGCGCAACTCGCGGCGGCCCGCCGTGGAGCTCGGCATCCCCAACACCTCCCTCATCGAGGTGGGCATGACGTACAAGGTCTGA
- the LOC136528732 gene encoding auxin-responsive protein SAUR71-like, translating into MKRLLRRLSRVAAADACAAADACAAAGYQPLRPDAAAAAAKAASLSGARRLGGGARVPEGHVPVCVGEEGGPVERYAVRAELLGRPAFAALLRRAAQEYGYGHPGALRIPCPVADFRDLLVQLSASASACAAADHSDDDNAALCYYY; encoded by the coding sequence ATGAAGCGCCTACTCCGGCGTCTCTCCCGCGTGGCCGCGGCCGACGcgtgcgccgccgccgacgcgtgCGCCGCCGCCGGGTACCAGCCGCTCCGGCCggacgccgcggccgcggccgccaagGCGGCATCGCTCTCCGGCGCGCGGCGGctgggcggcggcgcgcgcgtgccGGAAGGCCACGTGCCCGTCTGCGTCGGCGAGGAAGGCGGGCCCGTGGAGCGGTACGCCGTGCGCGCCGAGCTGCTCGGCCGCCCGGCCTTCGCCGCGCTGCTCCGACGCGCCGCGCAGGAGTACGGGTACGGCCACCCCGGCGCGCTCCGCATCCCCTGCCCCGTCGCCGACTTCCGCgacctcctcgtccagctctccgcctccgcctccgcctgcgccgccgcggaccactccgacgacgaCAACGCGGCGCTCTGCTACTACTACTAG